The proteins below come from a single Candidatus Binatia bacterium genomic window:
- a CDS encoding crotonase/enoyl-CoA hydratase family protein — translation MSNVRFETQNDIAIITIDRPEVRNAVDGPTATELAAAFRHFDEDDALSVAILNGADGFFCAGADLKAVSEGRGNQVREEGDGPMGPSRFLLSKPVIAAVEGFAVAGGLELAIWCDMRVAATDATFGVYCRRWGVPLLDGGTVRLSRMLGHSNALDLILTGRGVSGDEAQRMGLANRLVEPGQALAGALELAERIAGFPQRCMRADRMSSYQQWDLELEEALKNEYRLGLEVIRSGETREGATRFAKGAGRHGKF, via the coding sequence ATGAGCAACGTGCGCTTCGAGACGCAGAACGACATCGCGATCATCACAATCGATCGCCCCGAGGTCCGCAACGCCGTCGACGGCCCGACCGCGACGGAACTCGCGGCTGCGTTCCGCCACTTCGATGAGGACGACGCACTCTCCGTGGCGATCCTCAACGGCGCGGACGGCTTCTTCTGCGCCGGAGCCGATCTGAAGGCGGTCTCCGAAGGGCGCGGTAACCAGGTGCGCGAAGAGGGAGACGGTCCAATGGGGCCCTCGCGCTTCCTCCTTTCGAAACCGGTGATCGCCGCGGTCGAGGGTTTCGCCGTCGCGGGCGGTCTCGAACTGGCAATCTGGTGCGACATGAGAGTGGCGGCGACGGATGCGACCTTCGGCGTCTACTGCCGCCGCTGGGGCGTGCCCCTCCTCGACGGCGGCACCGTCCGCCTCTCACGCATGCTCGGCCACAGCAACGCGCTCGATCTCATCCTAACCGGCCGCGGCGTCTCGGGTGACGAGGCCCAGCGCATGGGACTCGCGAATCGACTGGTCGAACCGGGGCAGGCCCTCGCGGGCGCACTCGAACTCGCAGAGCGCATCGCCGGGTTTCCCCAACGCTGCATGCGCGCCGACCGGATGTCGTCCTACCAGCAGTGGGACCTGGAACTCGAGGAAGCGCTCAAGAACGAGTACCGACTCGGGCTCGAGGTCATCCGCTCCGGCGAGACGCGCGAAGGTGCTACGCGCTTTGCGAAGGGCGCCGGCCGACACGGAAAATTCTAG
- a CDS encoding EamA family transporter, translating into MGLSIEVAMLVLIAAVLHATWNTFIKASGDSLVTSTVIMATGSSLCVLALPWVPLPSTETWPFIAASVAIHNVYFLLLLQAYRFADLSQAYPIARGTSPLIVAVFSGAVVGERLGWLQLGGAGLVAIGIGSLAGVGSAQRAVDRRGVFYALACGLSIGAFALVDAVGVRTSQNVFSFILWLTALECLPLVTFTIVRRRGRLLRSVVECGPRAVLGGVLAAVAYATVLWAYDNGPVAPVAALRETSVVMAALIGALRLGEPFGLRRVLAAAVVVAGVALLNRV; encoded by the coding sequence ATGGGGCTCTCGATCGAAGTTGCGATGCTCGTTCTGATCGCCGCGGTACTCCACGCTACGTGGAACACCTTCATCAAGGCCAGCGGGGATTCGTTGGTCACGTCGACCGTCATCATGGCGACGGGCTCGTCTCTTTGTGTACTTGCGTTGCCCTGGGTGCCGCTGCCTTCGACGGAGACCTGGCCCTTCATTGCGGCGAGCGTGGCGATTCACAACGTCTACTTTCTGCTCCTGCTCCAGGCGTACCGATTCGCCGATCTCTCGCAGGCGTATCCGATCGCGCGGGGGACTTCGCCGTTGATCGTGGCGGTCTTCTCGGGCGCGGTCGTCGGAGAGCGGCTCGGGTGGCTGCAGTTGGGGGGGGCGGGTCTCGTTGCGATTGGGATCGGGAGTCTCGCCGGGGTGGGGAGCGCGCAGCGCGCGGTCGATCGACGGGGGGTGTTCTACGCTCTGGCGTGCGGCCTCTCGATCGGCGCGTTCGCACTAGTCGATGCCGTCGGGGTGCGGACGTCGCAGAACGTCTTCTCCTTCATTCTCTGGCTCACGGCGCTCGAATGCCTGCCGCTCGTCACCTTCACGATCGTCCGTCGCCGCGGCCGGCTCTTGCGCAGCGTCGTGGAATGCGGACCCCGGGCGGTCCTCGGTGGAGTCCTCGCGGCAGTGGCCTACGCGACGGTGCTGTGGGCATACGACAACGGCCCCGTTGCGCCCGTGGCCGCGTTGCGCGAGACGAGCGTCGTGATGGCCGCGCTGATCGGCGCTCTGCGGCTCGGAGAACCGTTCGGGTTGCGCAGGGTGTTGGCCGCGGCGGTCGTCGTGGCGGGTGTCGCGCTCTTGAACCGCGTGTAG
- a CDS encoding DUF309 domain-containing protein, whose product MNPRTALIAAAREFNHGRYFEAHEQLEEALDDVPDDQWSLFLGLIQISVGYHKITQQLWSGAARMLRIGLEKVDDLPAEFGGVNLAPFRDRARADRDALDERSFDESRFRRTPPRLQPRPE is encoded by the coding sequence ATGAATCCGAGGACCGCACTGATCGCCGCCGCGCGCGAATTCAACCACGGCCGGTACTTCGAGGCCCACGAACAGCTCGAGGAAGCCCTCGACGACGTGCCGGATGACCAATGGAGTCTTTTCCTGGGCCTGATCCAGATCTCGGTCGGCTATCACAAGATTACACAGCAGCTGTGGAGTGGGGCCGCGCGGATGCTGAGGATCGGTCTGGAGAAGGTGGACGACCTGCCTGCCGAATTCGGCGGCGTGAACCTCGCGCCGTTTCGGGATCGCGCCCGCGCGGATCGGGATGCGCTCGACGAGCGAAGCTTCGACGAATCTCGGTTCCGCCGGACTCCTCCGCGCCTCCAGCCTCGGCCTGAGTAG
- the ggt gene encoding gamma-glutamyltransferase, translating into MVCTSQPLASQAGLAVLRAGGNAIDAAVTAAAVQGVVEPYSTGIGGDCFALVWSARDQRLFALNGSGRAPAGVSPEDLRAAGSEMPRQGIHTVTVPGAVGAWCALLEKFGSRSLGDALAPAIQLAEDGFAVSEVISHEWNLTAQFGFLQNDAARRCFAPRGTGPAVGQVMHFPDLARSLRLLADGGGRVFYEGELSDRLLKALRAEGGSFSRSDFADARPTWVEPIGVDYRGYRLCEIPPNTQGITALISLGILEQFEIGALECGSADAVHLTIEAVKLAFADRNAHIADPDHMAASVEALLDPASLRALAGRIDPSRAAADVVARPPAGSDTVYLTAADGEGNVVSFINSLYGAFGSGLVAGDTGIVLQNRGAGFSLDPDHPNILAGGKRPFHTLCPAMLLQNGKPRVSFGVMGGEVQAQGQVQVVSNLVDHGLNVQEALDAPRFHFLGAADVALEPEFATDVAAGLAERGHELKDAVHALVRGGFGGGQAIAIHPDTGVLWAGSDRRKDGAAAGF; encoded by the coding sequence GTGGTTTGCACCAGCCAGCCTCTGGCATCGCAGGCCGGACTGGCGGTCCTGCGAGCGGGCGGGAATGCGATCGATGCCGCCGTGACCGCGGCGGCCGTCCAGGGGGTGGTCGAGCCGTACAGTACCGGGATTGGGGGGGACTGCTTTGCCCTGGTCTGGTCGGCCCGAGATCAGCGCCTTTTTGCGCTGAACGGGAGCGGGCGGGCCCCGGCGGGAGTGTCTCCGGAGGACCTGCGGGCGGCGGGTTCCGAGATGCCTCGGCAGGGCATCCACACCGTCACGGTCCCCGGCGCGGTCGGCGCCTGGTGCGCGCTTCTCGAGAAGTTCGGTTCACGCTCGCTCGGCGACGCGCTTGCTCCGGCGATCCAGCTTGCCGAGGACGGCTTCGCGGTGAGCGAGGTGATCTCCCACGAGTGGAATCTCACCGCGCAGTTCGGCTTCCTGCAGAATGATGCCGCGCGGCGCTGCTTCGCGCCCCGCGGGACGGGCCCGGCTGTCGGCCAGGTCATGCACTTTCCCGATCTTGCTCGGTCTCTGCGATTGCTCGCAGACGGGGGAGGGCGGGTCTTCTATGAGGGGGAGCTGTCGGACCGGCTCTTGAAGGCGCTCCGGGCCGAGGGAGGCTCGTTCTCGCGGTCGGACTTCGCGGACGCGCGGCCCACCTGGGTCGAACCGATCGGCGTCGACTACCGTGGGTATCGCCTGTGTGAGATTCCTCCGAACACGCAGGGGATCACCGCGTTGATCTCCCTGGGGATTCTCGAGCAGTTCGAGATCGGAGCGCTGGAATGCGGTTCGGCGGATGCGGTGCATCTCACGATCGAAGCGGTGAAGCTGGCGTTCGCGGATCGGAACGCGCACATCGCCGATCCCGATCACATGGCCGCGTCGGTGGAGGCGCTTCTCGACCCGGCCTCGCTGCGGGCCCTCGCCGGGCGGATCGATCCGTCGCGCGCCGCGGCCGACGTGGTCGCGCGGCCTCCCGCCGGGAGTGACACCGTCTATCTCACGGCGGCCGACGGCGAAGGCAATGTCGTCTCGTTCATCAATAGCCTCTACGGGGCGTTCGGTTCCGGACTGGTCGCCGGGGACACCGGTATCGTTCTGCAGAACCGGGGAGCCGGCTTCTCGCTGGACCCCGACCACCCCAACATTCTGGCGGGCGGGAAGCGGCCGTTCCACACGCTGTGTCCGGCGATGCTTCTCCAGAACGGCAAGCCGCGGGTGTCGTTCGGGGTCATGGGCGGAGAAGTGCAGGCGCAAGGGCAGGTGCAGGTCGTGTCGAACCTCGTCGATCACGGCCTGAACGTGCAGGAGGCGTTGGACGCGCCGCGTTTTCATTTCCTCGGCGCGGCGGATGTCGCGCTCGAGCCGGAGTTCGCGACGGACGTTGCGGCAGGATTGGCGGAGCGCGGTCACGAGTTGAAGGACGCGGTGCATGCGCTCGTCCGCGGCGGGTTCGGTGGTGGACAGGCGATTGCGATCCATCCCGACACCGGCGTGTTGTGGGCGGGCTCGGACCGGCGCAAGGACGGGGCCGCAGCCGGCTTCTAG
- a CDS encoding lysophospholipid acyltransferase family protein: protein MIAKIWLWFFRWEVEGPPPGVPKGVVVAYPHTSNWDFTFALAVGYYHRVDIRWLGKSAMFNFPFGWFFRWLGGIPVDRSKATGLVDSVVETIHSYDELLIVIPPEGTRGQSGRWKSGFYWIAVRANVPIVLSYLDYTRRRGGLGTTINPTGDIEADFEKIRDFYDGVLGKYPEKQVPISLLDPAP, encoded by the coding sequence GTGATCGCTAAGATTTGGCTCTGGTTCTTCCGCTGGGAGGTCGAGGGGCCGCCGCCGGGCGTGCCCAAGGGCGTGGTCGTCGCGTATCCGCACACCTCGAACTGGGACTTCACGTTCGCGCTCGCCGTCGGCTACTACCACCGCGTCGACATCCGGTGGCTCGGGAAGAGCGCCATGTTCAACTTCCCGTTCGGATGGTTCTTCCGCTGGCTCGGTGGGATTCCGGTCGACCGGTCGAAGGCCACAGGACTGGTCGACTCGGTCGTCGAGACGATCCACTCGTATGACGAGCTCCTGATCGTGATCCCCCCGGAGGGAACGCGGGGCCAATCGGGCCGTTGGAAGAGCGGCTTTTATTGGATCGCAGTCCGAGCAAATGTGCCGATCGTGCTTTCTTACCTCGACTACACACGCAGGCGCGGCGGCCTCGGCACCACAATCAATCCGACCGGCGACATCGAAGCGGACTTCGAGAAGATCCGTGACTTCTACGACGGTGTCCTCGGGAAGTACCCCGAGAAGCAGGTCCCGATCTCGCTGCTCGATCCGGCCCCCTGA
- a CDS encoding SIMPL domain-containing protein (The SIMPL domain is named for its presence in mouse protein SIMPL (signalling molecule that associates with mouse pelle-like kinase). Bacterial member BP26, from Brucella, was shown to assemble into a channel-like structure, while YggE from E. coli has been associated with resistance to oxidative stress.) → MKRGRLFVAVAAALSSAVLAQPSHAADHEPAKVVVTGTAEIRVAPDRAFVMLAVESRDPNPREAQQQNAKTSDAVLAKLRGAGLGDNAIRTVSYGLQEEFDYNKGTRRSRGYLARNQVEVRLDDIKKVGEIIDLATRAGATAVSGLRFDVKKRDELEREALKQAVSDGRARAEAAAAGAGSNIGSLLLIEQQGAGGRPPPEPVFRRGAVAMSADAAAPPPIQAGEIEISAAVRITAELE, encoded by the coding sequence ATGAAGCGAGGGAGATTGTTTGTCGCCGTGGCCGCCGCACTGAGCAGTGCGGTCCTGGCCCAACCAAGCCACGCCGCCGACCACGAGCCGGCAAAGGTCGTGGTGACCGGCACAGCGGAGATCCGCGTTGCCCCCGACCGCGCCTTCGTGATGTTGGCCGTCGAATCGCGTGACCCCAACCCCCGAGAGGCGCAGCAACAGAACGCGAAGACGAGCGACGCCGTTCTCGCCAAGCTCCGCGGTGCGGGCCTCGGCGACAACGCGATTCGCACTGTTTCCTACGGCCTCCAGGAAGAGTTCGATTACAACAAAGGCACGCGGCGCTCGCGCGGCTATCTCGCGCGCAACCAGGTCGAGGTACGGCTCGACGACATCAAAAAGGTCGGCGAGATCATCGACCTCGCCACGCGCGCTGGTGCAACCGCGGTGAGTGGTCTTCGCTTCGACGTGAAGAAGCGCGACGAGCTCGAGCGCGAGGCGCTCAAGCAGGCCGTGAGCGATGGCCGTGCTCGCGCCGAAGCGGCCGCAGCCGGCGCCGGGAGTAACATCGGCAGCCTCCTCCTCATCGAGCAACAGGGTGCGGGCGGACGTCCGCCTCCGGAACCCGTGTTCCGTCGCGGGGCCGTCGCGATGTCGGCCGACGCGGCCGCACCGCCGCCAATCCAGGCGGGCGAGATCGAGATCTCCGCAGCCGTCCGCATCACCGCCGAACTGGAGTAG
- a CDS encoding Smr/MutS family protein, protein MHGLLRRLFGIVPTLDLHGFGVRPALDATKKFLEEAHARGEPEVRIIYGKGKGSPGGIGVLRQAVPAWIEQNAREQVDHFERQLDRSGDDGAMIVFLRAR, encoded by the coding sequence ATGCACGGACTTCTAAGACGCCTCTTCGGCATCGTCCCGACCCTGGACCTCCACGGATTCGGCGTCCGCCCCGCCCTCGACGCAACGAAAAAATTTCTCGAAGAGGCTCACGCGCGCGGCGAACCCGAGGTGCGGATCATCTACGGCAAAGGAAAGGGAAGCCCCGGCGGCATCGGCGTTCTCCGCCAGGCGGTCCCAGCCTGGATCGAGCAGAACGCAAGAGAGCAGGTCGACCACTTCGAGCGCCAGCTCGACCGGAGCGGCGACGACGGCGCGATGATCGTCTTCTTGCGAGCGCGCTAG
- a CDS encoding PHB depolymerase family esterase — MKSWVRRLLAGFALAVVVLVAAGWWLLRSTPVPELDLPGVLEQGRLTWEDRPRTYEFYRPSTVAGVPAVVFVLHGSMGDGAGARAMMAYEFDRLAEENGFLAVYPDGFDSHWNGCRAKGPYKANELDVDDVGFLRAIVDRLVESDGVDRSRVFATGVSNGGHMAIRLALEAPDFVRAVAPIAASLPSGDNLDCTPSGAPVAVLLINGTEDPMNPFEGGTVALFGVWGNRGTVHSTMETTRFFAKSAGYGGDPAVEKLPDVRTDDSSTVVRHRWSGGEKPEVVLLAVHGGGHTVPHPEMRYPRIIGPTNADLNAAEEIWAFFDRAAVGAPVEPQTLLFAR, encoded by the coding sequence ATGAAGTCCTGGGTGCGTCGTCTTCTCGCAGGGTTCGCCTTGGCCGTCGTGGTCTTGGTTGCCGCCGGGTGGTGGTTGTTGCGCAGCACGCCCGTTCCGGAACTCGATCTTCCCGGCGTGCTCGAGCAGGGGCGCCTCACCTGGGAGGACCGACCGCGGACGTATGAGTTCTACCGCCCGTCGACTGTAGCCGGCGTCCCAGCGGTGGTGTTCGTGCTCCACGGCTCGATGGGAGACGGCGCGGGCGCACGCGCGATGATGGCGTACGAGTTCGATCGCTTGGCGGAGGAGAACGGGTTCCTTGCCGTGTACCCCGATGGGTTCGATTCTCATTGGAATGGCTGTCGCGCGAAGGGGCCCTACAAGGCGAACGAACTGGATGTCGACGACGTCGGGTTCCTGCGGGCCATCGTGGACCGCCTGGTCGAGAGTGATGGCGTCGACCGATCGCGCGTTTTCGCCACCGGGGTCTCGAACGGTGGCCACATGGCGATCCGCCTGGCTCTCGAGGCGCCGGACTTCGTGCGCGCTGTCGCGCCGATCGCCGCCTCCCTACCATCCGGGGACAATCTCGACTGCACGCCGAGCGGTGCACCCGTGGCGGTCCTCCTCATCAACGGTACCGAGGATCCGATGAACCCGTTCGAAGGCGGAACGGTCGCGCTCTTCGGTGTTTGGGGGAACCGCGGAACGGTCCACTCGACGATGGAGACGACCCGCTTTTTTGCGAAGAGCGCGGGGTACGGCGGTGATCCCGCGGTCGAGAAGCTGCCAGACGTTCGCACGGACGATTCGTCTACGGTGGTTCGCCATCGCTGGTCCGGGGGAGAAAAGCCGGAAGTCGTCCTCCTCGCTGTCCACGGAGGTGGGCACACGGTCCCGCATCCGGAGATGCGGTATCCTCGCATCATCGGCCCGACGAACGCCGATCTAAACGCCGCCGAAGAGATCTGGGCCTTCTTCGATCGAGCCGCCGTGGGGGCCCCGGTCGAGCCGCAAACCCTGCTTTTCGCACGCTAA
- a CDS encoding DUF1800 domain-containing protein, producing the protein MVVWDEENVVHLLNRAGFGAKPSDVSKFVKKGQAFTVEFLVGQKASKAKGPGKSSNDRAELRKLSTWWCKRMEKQNARRLQEKMVLLWHDHFATQFDVVKNVRQMSFQNRAFRQFGMGDMRTLIHEVTRDAAMLDFLDGKTNKDGSLNENFGREVLELFVLGVFSFDGTEENYTQDDVIAVTRATTGFQISDKDIGYFNPNRFDEDPKTLFAGKSFEVTANFGVEDGSDNLLPPATNVIDAIFTHEDSSGNLTMPRFIGKKLWEYFAYPDPSAALIDSLTATFRAGGTYVISDLLRDMFLDDEFYSAQAKSSTVRNPCEFLFSAMRGLEAKSKHTYTPNALESMGMELFNPPGVNGWSNGTAWLSSGQTLARFEVGQAIAAGRDKNLVLLKPSKIIPKDATTIEEVVDEILSRLGIAGKTPTGTRAALIDYFEGETNFEDETVVETKVRGAIALALQIPESNIH; encoded by the coding sequence ATGGTTGTTTGGGATGAGGAAAACGTCGTCCACCTGCTGAATCGGGCAGGCTTCGGCGCGAAGCCGAGCGACGTCTCGAAATTCGTGAAAAAGGGCCAGGCGTTCACCGTCGAGTTCCTAGTGGGCCAGAAAGCCAGCAAGGCGAAGGGCCCCGGGAAGTCATCGAACGATCGGGCCGAGTTGAGGAAGCTGTCCACCTGGTGGTGCAAGCGCATGGAGAAGCAAAACGCGCGGCGCCTCCAGGAGAAGATGGTCCTCTTATGGCACGACCACTTCGCGACCCAGTTCGACGTCGTGAAGAACGTGCGCCAGATGTCCTTCCAAAACCGGGCGTTCCGCCAGTTCGGGATGGGCGACATGCGCACCCTCATCCACGAGGTGACCCGTGACGCCGCGATGCTCGACTTCCTCGATGGGAAGACGAACAAGGACGGCTCTCTCAACGAGAACTTCGGGCGCGAAGTTCTGGAACTGTTCGTTCTCGGCGTCTTCAGTTTCGACGGCACCGAAGAGAACTACACGCAGGACGACGTCATCGCCGTCACGCGTGCGACCACCGGCTTCCAGATCAGCGACAAGGACATCGGGTACTTCAACCCGAACCGCTTCGACGAAGATCCGAAGACCCTGTTTGCAGGAAAGTCCTTCGAGGTGACCGCCAACTTCGGCGTCGAGGACGGCAGCGACAACCTGCTCCCGCCCGCGACGAATGTGATCGACGCGATCTTCACCCACGAAGACTCCTCCGGGAATCTCACCATGCCGCGCTTCATCGGCAAGAAGTTGTGGGAGTACTTCGCGTATCCGGATCCGTCCGCGGCTCTGATCGACAGCCTGACCGCGACCTTCCGTGCCGGCGGCACCTACGTGATCTCCGACCTTCTGCGCGACATGTTCCTGGACGACGAGTTCTACTCCGCGCAGGCGAAGTCGAGCACGGTACGAAACCCGTGCGAGTTCCTGTTCAGCGCAATGCGCGGCCTCGAGGCGAAGTCGAAGCACACCTACACGCCGAACGCGCTCGAAAGCATGGGCATGGAACTGTTCAACCCGCCCGGCGTGAACGGCTGGAGCAACGGCACAGCCTGGCTGTCCAGTGGGCAGACCCTGGCGCGGTTCGAAGTCGGACAGGCCATCGCCGCCGGACGCGACAAGAACCTGGTTCTGCTCAAGCCGAGCAAGATCATCCCGAAGGACGCGACCACGATCGAAGAGGTCGTCGACGAGATCCTCAGTCGCCTCGGCATCGCCGGCAAGACTCCGACGGGCACCCGAGCGGCTCTGATCGACTACTTCGAGGGCGAGACGAACTTCGAAGACGAGACCGTCGTCGAAACCAAAGTACGCGGCGCCATCGCCTTGGCCCTGCAAATCCCCGAATCCAACATCCACTGA
- a CDS encoding carboxypeptidase-like regulatory domain-containing protein: MKPFVSALALVSIFGLATMATAEDSASAEPQTVTQSRVQGSVFDPDRNPVSGVDVILLSEAGAELGRTSTDATGAYSLGCVDLGSYQYEIAPTGNGYKGHKVVAPLGPNGLTIAWAVDHSKPALASATATGGPCGAAAVAAAGTGAAAAGAAGATGAAAGAGMSTGAIVVGGTAIAAGVGVGIAAAAGAFDSNSSAPSSPAQ, from the coding sequence ATGAAGCCGTTCGTAAGTGCGCTGGCTCTGGTTTCCATTTTCGGTCTCGCAACGATGGCCACGGCGGAGGACTCCGCCTCGGCGGAGCCGCAGACGGTCACGCAGTCGCGCGTCCAGGGTTCGGTTTTCGATCCGGACAGGAATCCCGTCTCAGGAGTCGACGTGATTCTGCTCTCCGAAGCGGGTGCAGAGCTCGGCCGAACTTCGACCGACGCCACTGGGGCGTACTCTCTCGGGTGCGTCGACCTCGGCAGCTACCAGTACGAGATCGCCCCCACCGGCAACGGCTACAAGGGACACAAGGTCGTCGCGCCTCTGGGGCCGAACGGCCTCACGATCGCGTGGGCGGTGGATCACAGCAAGCCCGCTCTCGCATCCGCAACCGCGACCGGTGGTCCGTGTGGTGCGGCAGCGGTCGCAGCTGCCGGCACGGGCGCAGCCGCCGCAGGTGCAGCGGGCGCAACTGGCGCGGCCGCAGGAGCCGGAATGAGCACTGGCGCCATCGTCGTCGGTGGGACCGCGATTGCGGCCGGTGTCGGAGTCGGGATCGCGGCCGCTGCGGGCGCGTTCGATTCCAACAGCTCTGCACCGTCCTCTCCGGCGCAGTGA
- a CDS encoding DUF502 domain-containing protein — MTPNAPDQRPLSARLRGYFLAGLLLAAPLAVTIGVAVWFVDFVDSQILPSSFKIPGFGLLVVISGITLIGWLASGFLGRAIHSIGDRIVSRIPVLRTVYGATKQIFESVLAQKSNAFREVALFEYPRKGIWSIGFLTGTTAGEVQHRTQEKTVNVFLPTTPNPTSGYLLFVPRKDLIILDMTVEEGIKMVVSGGIVTPPFSLEAEAEAEAEQN, encoded by the coding sequence ATGACCCCCAACGCCCCCGACCAGCGACCACTGAGCGCTCGCCTGCGCGGGTACTTCCTGGCGGGACTCCTCCTCGCCGCGCCCCTCGCCGTCACCATCGGCGTCGCGGTCTGGTTCGTCGATTTTGTGGACAGCCAGATCCTGCCGTCGAGCTTCAAAATCCCCGGCTTCGGCCTTCTGGTCGTGATCTCCGGGATCACGCTCATCGGCTGGCTCGCCTCGGGCTTCTTGGGGCGTGCCATTCACAGCATCGGGGACCGGATTGTGAGCCGCATCCCGGTCCTCCGTACGGTCTACGGAGCCACGAAGCAGATCTTCGAAAGCGTCCTCGCGCAGAAATCGAACGCATTTCGCGAAGTGGCCCTGTTCGAGTACCCACGCAAAGGCATCTGGTCGATCGGGTTTCTCACCGGAACGACCGCGGGCGAAGTGCAGCATCGTACGCAGGAGAAGACGGTGAACGTCTTCCTCCCCACGACACCGAACCCGACGTCGGGCTACCTCCTCTTCGTTCCGAGAAAGGACCTGATCATCCTCGACATGACGGTCGAGGAGGGAATCAAGATGGTCGTATCCGGCGGGATAGTAACGCCGCCGTTCTCGCTCGAAGCCGAAGCCGAAGCCGAAGCCGAGCAGAACTAG
- a CDS encoding DUF1501 domain-containing protein, producing the protein MDISRRRLLQGGALTGATLAIPGPLQRALFSPNEARAAGPTNPIIVVVQLEGGLDTLNTVVPVNDQPGFPQRTEYDAARSSIALTPAELAATTIGTDPVKGNTLALHPSLSHLKSLFDSGKLAVIQGVSYANQSLSHFRSEDIWFSGESVLPFADGWFGRYLDSYYTSSDLVTVDVDTTLSKMFVCPLGCNVLAVKKLSQFVLPDDNEYPDAVAKKTALEAMYAVEADPGETSGLQNTVGVSGEVLIGKIDEYAAIDTGWGSNLDGVSGSIADRLTEVSSIIRHDAVSGTPVGANYFHVRQGGYDTHTNQGSTSGRLASLFDQLSPALGAFYQDLQDINVEAGSNISDDVLVVTFSEFGRRIAENGGGGTDHGSAGAVFALGDCVNGGIYGEMPDIGAPDSKGNLVHHTDFRQVYASIIDNWLQSPNAHVPLLPGAPYTTIPFI; encoded by the coding sequence ATGGACATCAGTAGAAGAAGACTCCTCCAGGGCGGCGCACTCACCGGTGCCACGCTCGCAATTCCCGGCCCGCTTCAGCGTGCCCTCTTCAGCCCGAACGAGGCTCGTGCGGCAGGCCCGACGAATCCCATCATCGTCGTCGTGCAGCTCGAGGGCGGTCTCGACACGCTCAACACCGTCGTGCCCGTCAACGACCAACCCGGATTCCCGCAGCGCACCGAGTACGACGCGGCTCGCTCGTCGATCGCACTCACTCCGGCGGAACTCGCCGCCACGACGATCGGGACGGACCCGGTGAAGGGCAACACGCTCGCACTCCACCCGTCGCTGTCGCACCTGAAGTCGCTCTTCGACTCGGGCAAGCTCGCGGTCATCCAGGGTGTGTCGTACGCGAACCAGAGCCTCTCGCATTTCCGATCTGAGGACATCTGGTTCAGCGGCGAGTCGGTCCTGCCGTTCGCCGACGGCTGGTTCGGGCGCTACCTCGACAGCTACTATACGTCTTCGGATCTCGTGACCGTCGATGTCGATACGACGCTGAGCAAGATGTTCGTCTGTCCGCTGGGCTGCAACGTCCTCGCGGTGAAGAAGCTCTCACAGTTCGTTCTTCCAGACGACAACGAGTACCCCGATGCGGTCGCGAAGAAGACGGCCCTCGAGGCCATGTACGCGGTGGAGGCCGACCCGGGCGAAACGAGCGGCCTGCAGAACACGGTCGGTGTCTCGGGCGAGGTGCTCATCGGCAAGATCGACGAGTACGCGGCCATCGACACGGGCTGGGGTTCGAACCTGGACGGCGTTTCGGGATCGATCGCCGACCGCCTCACCGAGGTGTCCTCGATCATCCGGCACGATGCCGTGAGCGGCACGCCGGTCGGGGCCAACTACTTCCATGTTCGGCAGGGCGGCTACGACACCCACACCAACCAGGGTTCGACCAGCGGGCGACTCGCGAGTCTGTTCGATCAATTGAGCCCTGCCCTGGGGGCGTTCTACCAGGATCTCCAGGACATCAACGTCGAAGCCGGTTCCAACATCTCCGACGATGTACTCGTCGTCACCTTCTCGGAGTTCGGTCGCCGCATTGCCGAAAACGGCGGCGGCGGGACCGACCACGGCAGTGCCGGTGCCGTGTTCGCCCTCGGCGACTGCGTGAACGGCGGAATCTACGGCGAGATGCCGGACATCGGCGCCCCCGACTCCAAGGGCAACCTCGTGCACCACACCGACTTCCGACAGGTTTACGCCAGCATCATCGACAACTGGCTCCAGAGCCCGAACGCCCACGTCCCCCTCCTGCCGGGGGCTCCGTACACGACGATTCCATTCATCTGA